The Calditerrivibrio nitroreducens DSM 19672 genome window below encodes:
- a CDS encoding DegQ family serine endoprotease, translating to MKKLIVLIVIVVGVFFGLKYIGFNINYYFKNITSSKEEVVLDKVSPQQTVTVKPSEQILSVQESFEKVAEATLPSVVNIYTEQRVKVNPRFDFPFGDNPLFRDFFRDFFDTPKKREYKSTSLGSGFIITENGYIVTNDHVIKNADSISVKLSDKRTFKATLVGSDPKTDVAVIKIDAKDLKPLKFGDSSTLKIGQWAIAVGNPFGLNGTLTVGVISAKGRSGLGIETYEDFIQTDASINPGNSGGPLLNIYGEVIGINTAIIASGQGIGFAIPANMAKPIIEQIINKGKVERSWMGVGIQDMTPELAKSMGVKIDHGVVVNKVYPKSPAEKAGLKEGDVIIKCNNENVATSSELQKIVMNSKVGSELKLTIIRDGKEMTVKVITEKMPEEESISKDSLQQLKDERLGITVRNLNPDDLENFNHKNGVIVVEVGNGSLAETVGLVEGDLIISVNKRPVKNIKEFSAIMKSFAKGAIINLMVEREGDTFFVALRLN from the coding sequence GTGAAAAAGCTCATTGTTCTTATAGTAATCGTTGTCGGTGTTTTTTTTGGTCTAAAATATATCGGATTTAATATTAATTATTATTTTAAAAATATTACCTCTTCAAAGGAAGAGGTGGTCCTTGATAAAGTATCTCCCCAACAGACTGTAACTGTTAAGCCTTCAGAACAGATTTTAAGTGTACAGGAATCTTTCGAAAAGGTTGCGGAAGCTACATTACCTTCGGTGGTGAATATATATACAGAGCAGAGGGTTAAGGTTAATCCAAGGTTCGATTTCCCCTTTGGTGATAATCCGCTTTTCAGGGATTTTTTTAGAGATTTTTTTGATACTCCAAAGAAAAGAGAATATAAAAGTACAAGTCTTGGTTCAGGGTTTATAATTACAGAGAATGGTTATATCGTTACCAACGATCATGTGATCAAAAATGCCGATTCTATAAGTGTTAAATTGTCTGATAAAAGAACTTTTAAGGCTACTCTTGTGGGTTCTGATCCAAAAACAGATGTGGCGGTTATAAAAATAGATGCCAAGGATCTCAAACCACTTAAATTTGGAGATAGCTCTACACTTAAGATTGGACAGTGGGCTATAGCGGTTGGAAACCCATTTGGATTAAATGGTACCCTTACTGTAGGGGTAATAAGTGCAAAGGGAAGAAGTGGACTGGGAATTGAAACATATGAAGACTTTATTCAGACCGATGCCTCAATAAATCCGGGAAATTCCGGTGGGCCACTTTTGAATATCTATGGTGAGGTTATAGGGATCAATACCGCCATAATCGCATCAGGTCAGGGGATAGGCTTTGCAATACCAGCTAACATGGCTAAACCGATAATAGAGCAGATCATAAATAAAGGTAAAGTTGAAAGAAGCTGGATGGGGGTAGGTATTCAGGATATGACACCGGAGCTTGCAAAGTCTATGGGGGTTAAAATAGATCACGGTGTTGTTGTAAACAAGGTATATCCAAAATCCCCTGCAGAAAAAGCTGGTTTAAAAGAAGGGGATGTAATAATTAAATGTAACAACGAGAATGTTGCTACATCATCAGAGCTTCAAAAAATTGTTATGAATTCAAAAGTTGGATCTGAACTGAAGCTAACTATCATAAGAGATGGTAAAGAGATGACTGTAAAGGTTATCACAGAAAAGATGCCAGAGGAGGAATCTATTTCAAAAGATTCTCTTCAGCAGCTAAAGGATGAGAGGTTGGGTATTACCGTAAGAAATTTAAATCCGGATGATTTGGAGAATTTTAATCATAAAAATGGAGTAATAGTTGTTGAGGTGGGAAACGGTTCTCTTGCTGAAACTGTTGGACTTGTTGAAGGTGATCTCATCATATCTGTAAACAAAAGACCGGTGAAGAATATCAAGGAGTTTTCAGCAATAATGAAATCTTTTGCAAAGGGTGCCATTATTAATCTTATGGTGGAAAGGGAAGGGGATACATTCTTCGTTGCCCTGAGATTGAACTAA
- a CDS encoding metal-dependent hydrolase codes for MDPVTHFCSGIVAKNFLTKKRGITTTLIFGLVSMSPDIDNFIGISGNPFLYLLHHRGFTHSFVGGFILAYILYIITKIIKYFDDNLLINFYILILIHILLDLFTNYGTQIFLPFSNSRVGLNAIFIIDPIYLVILIILYFTTKKRVFTISSFHPIFLTFILIFTYPVITLLIKTTYELKLKGNNPNTIVATAPFSPILWKIIEDKGDNYQMYLSYKPDEKLIYKKPDRKFYEILNRDENLKIFRWFLKYPYVNIKKDNNKTIYELADLRFEFPFRENPFVLKIIVENDNVSYLFRHYKKNL; via the coding sequence ATGGATCCAGTAACTCACTTTTGTTCAGGAATTGTTGCTAAAAATTTTCTTACCAAAAAAAGGGGTATAACTACAACCCTCATATTCGGCCTTGTAAGCATGAGCCCCGATATCGACAATTTCATCGGGATATCGGGAAATCCATTTTTATACCTGCTTCATCATAGAGGTTTTACACACTCATTTGTGGGTGGATTTATTTTAGCTTATATTTTATACATAATAACGAAAATAATTAAATATTTTGACGATAACTTACTAATAAATTTTTATATCTTGATTTTAATACATATCTTATTAGACCTTTTTACAAATTATGGCACACAGATTTTTCTCCCTTTTAGCAATTCAAGAGTGGGACTTAATGCTATTTTTATAATAGATCCGATTTATCTGGTAATTCTTATAATCTTATATTTTACTACTAAAAAAAGAGTTTTTACCATTTCATCATTTCACCCTATTTTCCTCACCTTTATATTGATTTTCACATATCCTGTCATAACATTACTTATAAAAACAACTTATGAGTTGAAACTAAAAGGTAACAATCCAAATACAATTGTAGCCACTGCTCCATTTTCACCAATATTATGGAAGATAATTGAGGACAAGGGGGATAATTATCAGATGTATCTATCTTATAAGCCTGATGAAAAGCTTATTTATAAAAAACCAGACAGAAAATTTTACGAAATTTTAAACAGGGATGAAAACCTGAAAATCTTCAGATGGTTCCTGAAATATCCTTACGTAAATATAAAAAAGGATAATAATAAAACAATATATGAACTTGCCGACTTGAGATTCGAATTCCCATTTAGAGAAAATCCATTTGTTTTAAAGATTATAGTTGAAAATGATAACGTAAGTTATCTTTTCAGGCATTACAAGAAAAATTTATGA
- a CDS encoding Do family serine endopeptidase, which produces MRYFSKIKILMVISMLLFNSFALAAANLPNFTEVVKITKESVVNINTTQTIKKKIPNFNFPFGFNPFGDFDIFNAPEQYQEYKSKALGSGFIISNDGYIVTNNHVIEKADEINVKLYNGKEYKAKKIGRDPLTDLALLKIDVENADLKPLKLGDSDSLEIGEWVVAIGNPFGLESSYTAGIISAKGRDLGEGPYDNFLQTDASINPGNSGGPLVNLKGEVIGINTAIIASGQGLGFAVPVNTLKNILPQLKKGIVKRGLLGVQNLQELSSEMIKELNLNIDHGVIINGVIQGEPADLAGIKVGDIITAIDGKPMKTPKDVINYIGNQLPGKIVNIEILRVSVDGKIERRTFNVKLSERKDLTQEDIESQPIVVTSLTEDEKKNLKLDYGVKVAEVKPGTNIHRAGVRKGEIILSINNQIINNEDEFYSIYGKIEKGKYVVLRLYSKKGYKTIGFTKDQ; this is translated from the coding sequence ATGAGATATTTTTCAAAAATCAAAATCTTAATGGTCATTTCAATGTTGCTATTTAATAGTTTTGCTTTGGCGGCGGCAAACCTTCCGAATTTCACCGAAGTTGTAAAAATTACTAAAGAAAGTGTGGTGAATATAAACACCACCCAGACTATCAAAAAAAAGATACCAAATTTCAATTTCCCTTTTGGCTTCAACCCATTTGGTGATTTTGACATATTCAATGCCCCAGAACAGTATCAGGAATACAAATCAAAAGCCTTAGGTTCAGGTTTTATTATATCAAACGATGGCTACATAGTCACAAACAACCATGTCATCGAAAAAGCTGACGAAATCAATGTTAAATTGTACAACGGTAAGGAGTATAAAGCCAAAAAAATTGGAAGAGATCCACTCACCGATCTGGCTTTACTGAAAATTGATGTGGAAAATGCAGATTTAAAACCTCTCAAATTAGGTGACTCTGATAGTCTCGAAATTGGTGAATGGGTTGTGGCAATAGGAAACCCCTTCGGACTTGAATCATCCTACACCGCTGGGATAATAAGTGCCAAAGGGAGGGACTTAGGTGAAGGACCTTATGATAATTTTTTACAAACAGATGCTTCCATAAACCCAGGAAACTCAGGTGGTCCGCTGGTAAATCTTAAGGGTGAAGTTATTGGAATAAATACAGCAATTATTGCATCCGGACAGGGTCTTGGATTTGCCGTACCTGTGAATACACTTAAAAATATACTTCCACAATTAAAAAAAGGTATTGTAAAAAGAGGATTATTGGGTGTTCAAAACCTTCAGGAATTATCCTCTGAAATGATAAAAGAATTAAATCTAAACATAGATCATGGTGTGATAATAAATGGGGTCATACAGGGGGAACCTGCCGACCTTGCCGGAATAAAGGTGGGTGATATCATAACAGCCATAGATGGTAAACCGATGAAAACCCCAAAAGATGTCATAAATTACATAGGTAATCAGCTACCCGGCAAAATTGTTAACATTGAGATCCTCAGGGTGAGCGTAGATGGTAAAATTGAGAGAAGAACTTTCAACGTTAAACTATCCGAAAGAAAAGATTTAACCCAGGAAGATATCGAATCACAGCCCATTGTGGTAACTTCCCTCACGGAAGATGAAAAGAAAAATCTTAAGTTAGATTATGGGGTAAAAGTGGCGGAAGTAAAACCAGGAACTAACATCCACAGGGCAGGAGTAAGAAAAGGTGAGATAATCCTCAGTATCAACAATCAGATAATAAATAACGAAGATGAATTTTATAGTATATATGGCAAAATTGAAAAAGGTAAATACGTTGTTTTAAGACTGTATTCTAAAAAAGGTTATAAAACAATCGGATTTACAAAAGATCAGTAG